From Constrictibacter sp. MBR-5:
ACAGCGGCGCGGTATCGCTCTCGATCTCGGTCTCGAACGCCAGCCCCTCCCTGGTCGCGAGAACGGCGACGCCGTGCCGGCCGATATCGCCGCTGACGAGTATCGCATCGCCTTCCTCGATCCGGTCCGGTCCCGGCCGCGGATCCACCTGCACCAACCCGATACCCGACGCCGACACGAAGATTCCGTCACCCTTGCCGCGCTCCACCACCTTCGTGTCGCCGGCGACGATGCGCATTCCGACGGCCGCCGCCTCCCGCGCCAGGCTCTCGACGACACGGCGCAAGGAGGACATCGGGAATCCCTCCTCCAGGATCAGCCCGACGCTCATGAACAGCGGGCGTGCGGCGCAGGCGGCCAAGTCGTTCACGGTTCCATGCACCGCCAGCATTCCGATGTCGCCGCCGGCGAAGAACGGCGGGCTGACCACATAGGTGTCCGTGGTGAAGGCTAACCGGGCATCGCCCAGATCGACCATGCCGGCATCGAGACGCGCCTCCAGCGCCGGGTCGGCAAAGGCCGGCAGGAACATCCCCTCGATGAGAGAGCGGGTCAGACCGCCACCGCCGCCATGGCCGAGGGTGATCACCTCCGCATCGGCGGTCGATACCGGGCAGACGATCGAAGATGGGTCAGGCGGCATCGTGTTATCCCTGCACTGCGCGTGCCGCCGCCGCGCCGTCGCGATAGCGGAAATAGGCCGCGCAGGCACCTTCGGACGACACCATCGGTGCGCCCAGGGGATGATCGGGCGTGCAGCGGACGGCATAGGCGGGACATTGGTGCGGCAGACGTCGACCACGCAGCACATCACCTGCGATACAAATCGGATCCTCGGCCGCGATCGGCTTCTGGAGCGCGAAACGACCCCGCGCGTCGAAAGCCGTGTAGTCCCGGCTGAGAGCCAATCCGCTTTGTGCGATGGCGCCGATGCCACGCCAGGAGACGGTGACGATCTCGAAGACCGTGTCGACGGCACGGCGGGCAGCAGGATTCCCCTCTGGTCTGACAGTGCGGCTGTACTGGTTCTCGACCTCGCATCGGCCAGCCTCGAGTTGGCGGACGCACATGTGGATGCCCTGGAGCAGATCGAGTGGTTCGAACCCGGTGACCACGATGGGAACACGCCGGTTCCGGGCGATTGGTCCATAGGCTTCGACGCCCATCACCGTGCAGACGTGCCCCGCGGCCAGAAAGCCCTGCACCCGATTGTCCGGCGCCGCCAGGATCGCTTCGATGGCCGGCGGCACCAGCACGTGCGACACGAGCAGCGACAGGTTCCGCAGGCCTGCGCGTTCCGCCTGAAGGACGAGCATCGCCGTCGCGGGCGCGGTCGTTTCGAAACCGACAGCGAAGAACACCACTTCGCGTTCAGGCGCGGCGCGCGCGACGGCCAGCGCGTCGAGCGGCGAGTAGAGGACGCGCACGTCCCCGCCACGGGCTCGCGCGTCGAGCAGGCTTCCGCCCGTTCCCGGCACGCGAACCATGTCGCCGAAGGAGCAGAGGATCGCACCCGGCGTCATGGCGACGGCAATCGCCTGATCGATTGCCGCCGCCGGCGTGACGCAGACCGGACAGCCGGGGCCGTGCAGCAGCGACAGCCCGGGCGGCAGCATCTGGTCCAGGCCGAACCGGACGATCGCATGCGTCTGCCCGCCACACACCTCCATGATCGTCCATGGCCGCGTCACCGCGCGGGCGATGGCCTCGGCATAGCGTTTCGCCGCGTCCGCTGTCCGGTACTCGTCGACATATTTCACGATGCCGCCTCGCCGAGCAGGCCGAGTTCGCGAAACACGCGCGCCGCCTCTTCCGCGTCCACCACCGACAACGCGATGCCCGCATGGACGACGACATAGTCGCCGATCCTCGCTTCGGGCAGGAAGCCGAGGCTCACCTCGCGCACGATACCATTGAACGAGACCCGCCCGACGGTCGTCAGCGGGTCGTCACCGCGCATCTCCAGCAGCAGCCCAGGCAGCGCGAGGCACATCAGTTCGCCTCCATTCCGATCGACTCGACCGCCCATCGAAGCTGACCGAGCGCCAGTCCGCCATCGTTCGGCGGCACCTGCTGCGGCCAGCGAGCTTCGATCCCAGCGGCGCCCAGTCCGGTCACGACGCCTTCGAGGAGGCGCCGGTTCTGGAAGCAACCGCCACCCAGGGCGACCCGCTGCTCGCCGACGCGCCGCGCCACCGCGACCGCCATGTCGCACAGCGTCGTCTGCGCCGCGGCGGCGATCGCGCCGACCGGCCGTCCCGCCTCGACGTCGTTCAGGACCGTCACTAGCATCGGGCGCCAGTCCAGGCGGAGCACGTCTCCCTCGATGATGTCGAAGGGGTAGCCGGGCGCCGAGAGGCCCGATGCGGCAGACTCGAGGGCTATCGCGGCCTCGCCTTCGAAGTCGTTGCACTGGCAGAGCCCCAGGATGCTCGAAAGCGCATCCAGCAGCCGCCCCGCGCTGGACGAGCGCGGCGTGTTCAGGCCGCGGTCGAGCATCCGGCGGATCACCGCCCGTTCCCTGGCCGTGAAGCTGCAGACCGGCAACAGGTCGTGACGCTCCCACAGGGCGTCGCCGAGGAGGTCGGTCAGAAGCCCGAGCGCCGCACGCCGCGGTTCCCGTACGGCGGCCTCGCCGCCGGGCAGCGGGAAGGGACGGAACGACGCTACCCGCTGCCACCCGCCGGGTGCGGCCAGAAGGAACTCGCCGCCCCAGACGGTCCCGTCGCCGCCGGCGCCCGTGCCGTCCCAGGCTATCCCCAGGACGGGCAGCGGCATTCGATGCTCGGCGACGCAGGCCATGACATGAGCGAGGTGATGCTGTACGGCCACTGTCGGCAATCCGCAGTTCAGCGCGAAGCGGGTACTCGCATAGTCGGGGTGGACATCTCTCATCACGCGCTCCGCCCGTGCGCCGCCGAGCATCTGCACGTCGTTCACGGCAGCGGCAAAGGCCGATGCCGCCGATGCCGAGCCGAGGTCGCCGACATGCTGGCTGAGGATCGCCGACTCCCCGACGGCGGCTGCGACGCAGTTCTTCAGGTGCCCGCCCACGGCGAGCGTGGCCGGCGGCGGGTCGATACGGATCGGCCTGGGGACGTGGCCCCGCGCGCGCCGCAGCACCATCTCCCGCCCGAGTGCCATCTGGCTGACGGAATCGTCCAAAGGCCGCGCGATCGGCCGATCGTGAACCAGGAACAGGTCGGCGAGGCCGCCGAGCCTATGCAGCGCCTCCCTTTCATCGAAGACGATGCACTCCCCCGAAAGGTTGCCGCTTGTCGCGACGACGGGGAATCGCAATGCGTGCATCAACAGGTGGTGCAGTCCCGTATATGGCAGCATGATGCCGAGGCGCGGATTATGCGGGGCGACCGAGTGTGCCAACGCGTCGCCGGCACCGCACCGCCGCGCCACCAGCAGGATCGGCGCCGCAGCCCCGAGCAGCAGGGCGCGTTCGGCGGTGGGGAGTGAACAGACAGCGCCCGCCGCGTCGATATCCGGGAACATGACGGCGAACGGCTTGCGCGCCCGGCGCTTCCGGGTACGCAGCCGTGCGACCGCGTCCTCGTTGCGCGCATCGACGACGAGCTGGAATCCGCCCAGCCCCTTCAGGGCGAGGATCGCGCCGTCGCGCACGGCGTCCGCGGCTGCGAGGAGAGCGGCATCTTGTCTGCCCGCCTCTCGCCCGTCCGGGTGCCAAAGCGCCAATTGCGGTCCACAGATCGGGCAGGCATTGGGTTGAGCGTGGAAGCGTCTGTCGTGCGGGTCGCCATATTCGGCGGCGCACGCCTCGCAGAGGGCGAAGCCGCGCATCGTCGTGTTGGCGCGGTCATAGGGGGTGGCACGCAGAATGCTGTAGCGCGGTCCGCATTGTGTGCAGTTGATGAACGGGTAGCGATGGCGTCGATTGCCGGGATCGAACATCTCAGCGACGCATGCCGCGCAGGTCGCGAGATCCGGAGCGATCGACGGTCGCGCGTCGGCCGTCGCGATGCTGCCGCGGATTTCGAAGACAGTCGCACCGACGGGAGAAAGTTCGGACACCGTGACGCCGCGCACGACGGCATGCGGTGGTGGGTCATCTTCGATCGCGCGGAGGAAGTCGGTGATTCCGGCATCCGTGCTCTCGGCTTCGATGAGCACGCCACGGTTCGTATTGGAGACGAACCCGCCGATGGCGAGGCCGGTCGCGGTACGCCACGCGAACGGCCTGAAACCCACGCCTTGCACGTCCCCCTCGATTTCGATGCGGAGGCGCCGTCGCAGATCCTGCGTGCGCATGACTGTCATCGCCCCGGCTCGACATCGACGCTCACGAGTATGACGCGCTGCGCGTCCGGATGCTCGATATCGGTAGAGATATCCGTCCGGAGGCGCGCGCCTTCTGCGATGCCACCGGCCGCAGCGTTATCGAAATGCTCGCGGAAATGCTGGGCCGACATATGGCTGAGCGCGCCCAGCCAGACACGCACCGCCGTCACCCGCCCGGCATTCTCGCGCGCCGCGACCTCGGCGATCTTGCGCATGAGGTCGTCGATGAGTGCGGCTTCATGCATCTTCAGCCTCGCGGGAGAGCGATCTCAGTTCGGTGCGCACCGCATGCTCGGCCTCGGCCAGGGCCGCCTCGACCGCCGCGGAGACCGGCGCTCCCTGGGCGAAGTCGCGGCCGGTGATGCCGAACAGCACGAGGCGGCTCGGCAACGTGCCCAGAACGCGGGCCAACTCGATCGCTTCGACCACGCCCAACCCGTGCGTCGAGCA
This genomic window contains:
- the hypE gene encoding hydrogenase expression/formation protein HypE, whose protein sequence is MPPDPSSIVCPVSTADAEVITLGHGGGGGLTRSLIEGMFLPAFADPALEARLDAGMVDLGDARLAFTTDTYVVSPPFFAGGDIGMLAVHGTVNDLAACAARPLFMSVGLILEEGFPMSSLRRVVESLAREAAAVGMRIVAGDTKVVERGKGDGIFVSASGIGLVQVDPRPGPDRIEEGDAILVSGDIGRHGVAVLATREGLAFETEIESDTAPLWDLVQALLDAGIELRCMRDPTRGGAATALVEIAEMAQCTIELDEPAVPVEPQVQGACELLGLDPLYVACEGRMLFVIPPGQASAALAGIRSHPLGRSGAVIGRVGERGTARVLMRSSIGSTRIIDLLSGEQLPRIC
- the hypD gene encoding hydrogenase formation protein HypD, translating into MKYVDEYRTADAAKRYAEAIARAVTRPWTIMEVCGGQTHAIVRFGLDQMLPPGLSLLHGPGCPVCVTPAAAIDQAIAVAMTPGAILCSFGDMVRVPGTGGSLLDARARGGDVRVLYSPLDALAVARAAPEREVVFFAVGFETTAPATAMLVLQAERAGLRNLSLLVSHVLVPPAIEAILAAPDNRVQGFLAAGHVCTVMGVEAYGPIARNRRVPIVVTGFEPLDLLQGIHMCVRQLEAGRCEVENQYSRTVRPEGNPAARRAVDTVFEIVTVSWRGIGAIAQSGLALSRDYTAFDARGRFALQKPIAAEDPICIAGDVLRGRRLPHQCPAYAVRCTPDHPLGAPMVSSEGACAAYFRYRDGAAAARAVQG
- the hypF gene encoding carbamoyltransferase HypF, which gives rise to MRTQDLRRRLRIEIEGDVQGVGFRPFAWRTATGLAIGGFVSNTNRGVLIEAESTDAGITDFLRAIEDDPPPHAVVRGVTVSELSPVGATVFEIRGSIATADARPSIAPDLATCAACVAEMFDPGNRRHRYPFINCTQCGPRYSILRATPYDRANTTMRGFALCEACAAEYGDPHDRRFHAQPNACPICGPQLALWHPDGREAGRQDAALLAAADAVRDGAILALKGLGGFQLVVDARNEDAVARLRTRKRRARKPFAVMFPDIDAAGAVCSLPTAERALLLGAAAPILLVARRCGAGDALAHSVAPHNPRLGIMLPYTGLHHLLMHALRFPVVATSGNLSGECIVFDEREALHRLGGLADLFLVHDRPIARPLDDSVSQMALGREMVLRRARGHVPRPIRIDPPPATLAVGGHLKNCVAAAVGESAILSQHVGDLGSASAASAFAAAVNDVQMLGGARAERVMRDVHPDYASTRFALNCGLPTVAVQHHLAHVMACVAEHRMPLPVLGIAWDGTGAGGDGTVWGGEFLLAAPGGWQRVASFRPFPLPGGEAAVREPRRAALGLLTDLLGDALWERHDLLPVCSFTARERAVIRRMLDRGLNTPRSSSAGRLLDALSSILGLCQCNDFEGEAAIALESAASGLSAPGYPFDIIEGDVLRLDWRPMLVTVLNDVEAGRPVGAIAAAAQTTLCDMAVAVARRVGEQRVALGGGCFQNRRLLEGVVTGLGAAGIEARWPQQVPPNDGGLALGQLRWAVESIGMEAN
- a CDS encoding HypC/HybG/HupF family hydrogenase formation chaperone, with product MCLALPGLLLEMRGDDPLTTVGRVSFNGIVREVSLGFLPEARIGDYVVVHAGIALSVVDAEEAARVFRELGLLGEAAS